AGGAACCCCTGGGTTTCCTACTGCACCTTGAACTCTGGTATCTGCTGCAATATCAGCAATATTAACAAAGTCTGCATTGGTCAGGTTTAAACGGAAAACCTGTGTTTCCATCATGACAGCACTTGAATCTCCATCAGAGAAATCACCCGTGCTATCTTCTTCGATTCTTAATTCTGGTGCATCACTTGAATCAAATACGTGCTCATCGTCAACTGTTGGTACATAGCTAACGCTGTTGCTGCTTGCTGCGGATACACTCATAGGCATAATAACACTAAAGAGCATAGCTACAGCTAAAATTAAAGCAATTCTTTTTCTCATTAATTATTTTCCTCCTTTTAATATGGTTTGGCCTTGCCTTAGGTGTTTTACGAGCCTATGTTAGGTCAGTCAAGCCGGCAAGATCTTAAGTATTGGTCTTTGACTTGGCTCGTATGATTGAGTGTCTTACAGACTCCCCCCTTTCAGTACAGGTTTCGAATCTTTCTTCTTCAGGTTCCGGCGAAGGTTTACCTTCTGAAGCTGCCATCGTCGCCGGCACCGAGAGAAGGGTGAACTGCGCAACCCTCCATCATGTGGACAATTATATCACCAGGGTAAAGCAAGGTCAATGAACTTTACAGCTTTGTAATGAAGCTGTAAAGTTCAGGTTACAGGTGAACAGGTTATAAGTGATAAAAACCAAGTAACAGGTGTACAGGTTATAAGTGATAGGTTAAGTTCAAAAGATTAGTGACCTGTAACTGTTCGACTGTACCTTTACTTTGTTGCTATATTCATCCCTCATGATATGATCTGTTTTCATTATACTCTTTTAGTTGGGGGAATACCATTACAAGGGTGTTACAAATATACAGGTTACAGGTGAACAAGTTACAAGTGATAGGTAAGTTCAAAAGATCTAAAACCTGTACCCTGTAACCTGATAACTTTTAACCTGATTTTTGTACCCTGTAACCTGATAACTTTTAACCTGTCTTTTTAACCTTTAACTTGTAACCTGTAAACCTATAACCTGCTTTTTATACCCTGCTTTTAAGTTTTATTACAGCCGACGTCAGCATTTTGTTCAATTCAAGGCATTCGGCTTTTAATGGTGCTGCTAAATCCTCTTCTATATAGCCTGTTTGAATTAGCAGATCCAGCCAGTAGTCTGTTTCAGCTGCTTCTTTATGACAAAGTGTCAGTTTGTAAAGAAAGTCTTTGGGTGTTTGTGCACAGGTTGCTTCCCTGTAGTTTGCTCCAATACTGGTGCCGGAGCGTAGGAGTTGTTTGGAAAGGACGTATTCCTTTTGTTCGTTGGTGAGGTATTTGTAAAGGTTGACGATTCGAATTGCAAATGCAAATGACTTTTCTCCTATAATGGACTTTTTCATCGGTCGGCTCCTTTTGCTGTTGATTAAGTGGTTTACACCCAGAAAAAAAGGCCAATTCGGCCATCATCATTACTACTTATATATATCTCCTCGTGTATCGACCCTTACAATCGTTATGTTTTCTTCGTCTGCCTGATAAACAACTCTGTACTTTCCAATTCTTAGTCGGTAAATATTGTCCAGTTTTTTTCCGTTCAGCTTCTTAATATCGCCACGAGGTATCTTTTCAATTGCTTCCAGTATTCTGCTGCGGGTTTTATTGTCATAGGAACCCATGGATTTCGCTGCATTTTTAAGTATAATTATTTCTCTCAATAGATTGTTCCTCCATGAGCTTTTTTGTTTCCTCTATTGTATACCGTTCTTCTTTCTCCAGCAATTCTAGAATCTCCTCTTCCTCTTCATCCTCCATTATAAGTTCACTTTCTTCACGGCTTTTTAGGAAGAGCAGAAAGTCGATCACTTCTCCAGCCTTTGTTTCCGGCATCTCATCAACCAGTTTTTTAATAATATCTTTCGCTGTATTCATCATTTCACCTCTTTCACAGGTTTAAATCTTCTGAACTTCACCTGTAACCTATAACCTTTTCTCTACAACCTGCCTTTAAAGGATTTTAGGTTGGTTTAGTAGTTTAATTATACCACAAAAAGCAGTTGATAAGCGAAAAGGTTATAGGTAATAGGCGAAGGAAAACCGAGAAGGGCAAGTGGAGCTGAACCAGTACCAGCTTGCAGGAACAGTGATGCCGACTGAAGCTCCTGAGTTCTACAAGAAAACCTATGACCGTGCTGTCAGAAAACCCAGTGTATGGACGGCAGAGTGCATCGTACAGTGCGACAGGAGGTCGCACTGCCGCCCGCTAAGCCAGGAGGGCGATTCGGGCGGGTAGATGCGGTCAACGTTCAGACACTCTGGTTTTCTCAGCTAAGGGAATGAGCTTCCAGTTAGAACCAGGAGCAAAGGAGGCAAAAATGATAAAAGCGACCAGAATTCTCTGGTCGCTTCTTTAAATCTAATCCTATTATTCTGTCACTGTAATTTCCATTTCTAATGTTGCATCATTAAGAGATGTGAAAACAACTACTGTATCTTCCACTGTTAGTGGGGTTCCTTCTTCAATACTGGATTCAACTCCGTAATCAAAGAAGTCTTCTGCGGTTATGGATGTTCCACCATGACCAGCATAAATTCCAAATTCTAAGTCTGTAAAATCAAGGGATTCTCCAACTTTATACTCTGTTTTTGGAGTTTGTAAAAAGTACATGCTGTTCGGTATTACATCTGGATCTT
Above is a window of Tindallia californiensis DNA encoding:
- a CDS encoding four helix bundle protein; this encodes MKKSIIGEKSFAFAIRIVNLYKYLTNEQKEYVLSKQLLRSGTSIGANYREATCAQTPKDFLYKLTLCHKEAAETDYWLDLLIQTGYIEEDLAAPLKAECLELNKMLTSAVIKLKSRV
- a CDS encoding type II toxin-antitoxin system RelE family toxin, with the translated sequence MREIIILKNAAKSMGSYDNKTRSRILEAIEKIPRGDIKKLNGKKLDNIYRLRIGKYRVVYQADEENITIVRVDTRGDIYK